The window GAAAAGTGTGCCACCACCTTTTCATTCCTGAAATTTTATCCTTCTTCTTTATGGGCCTTGCCAAAGCAAAAGAATGCGCCTTCGGTCCAGAGTAGCACTGAGAATGTGATGGAGAATGACTGCTTAACTTCTCTGAGTGCCAAGGCGATTGACAGTCATATTTCCCAATCTGAGATTCAGGCAGATTGTTCAAGTTCACTCTCCCAACCGGAAAGTTCTTCTACCAAGAAGGATTCTACTTGCGAAAATGGCACTGAAGTAAATGCAATGTTGGAGGATAATAAAGCACGGCCTGAGGATCGAGGCTCAACCGCCACATGCCCTGTTGGAGTGGACATTATCGAGGCAACCCTTCCCTCTGAGAAAGCAGGGCCCATGTTTCTCCTTAAAAAATGGAGAGAACTTCTTTGCAAATGTAGAAGCTGTAGTGAATTCTATACCCTTAAAGGAGTAGAATTTCTAATTGACAAGGAGGACACAATTGAGGAATATGAAAAGATGGGCAAGTCGAAGAGGGACGAAAAATTGAAGCAACAGGAAGGAGCTGAATTGAACTTTCTCAACACTCTGAATCATGTCCAGAAAATAGAAATCTTCAGTGGGATAGCTGACATGAAGAATGAACTGCATTCCTTTTTGGTAAGCATTAAatacttctctctctctctttcttttttgtcTTTCAACATCGATCCCTTAACCATCCTGTTTTTGTGGTAATTCCTTATCCTATGTTATACTTCCTCTATTCTGTTCGTGTCAAACAACTATAAAAGAATGATCTGTCTCCCATTGTGTCTCAAGAAGGTTTGTACCATTTAAATGAAGCATTAGTTAGTGCTTCTCTTCTCCATCTCAAACCTATAGTTTTGCCTGGCAGGAATCTTTCGATTCATCAAAGGCTGTGACATCGGAGGATATCAAAGGTGTGTTTGAAAACCTCGCCAAGAAAAAGAAGCAAAGGCTGACATGAGTTTCTTCGGTATCCCCGGAAACATGGAGGTCTAGTTTAGTTCTCTTTAGACTTGATATGCCAAGTTATGAGTTATCAGCTTTGTTGGTGCTTGTTGTACTCTGCTAATGAGTAATGACTCTTGCCACTATGAGTATAATCTATAGCAGTTCTCTGTTATTAAGAATATGCCAACTTATAATTGCAGTTCAACATTTAAATTAAGTTCTTATTAATGTTGAAGGCTTTTATGTGTTTGTGTTCTGTTTAATAGGATGCAAAATTGTATTTAAAATACTAAATATAAAATATGGTTTAAtggttatttaaaaaaattatgttaggaGGTTCTAAATAATCAAAATTATGATAGGTGGGATTCTCTAGTACAGACTAGAGGATGGATTATCTGTTTAGTAGGTGGTATTCATTTAAATATATCAATGAATATTATGGTTCATCCTCTCCTTTGACGGCAAAGTGCGATTTAGAGGATCCGCTCTCAAATTATGGTGGATGAAAACGGATTTTTCAAATGAAAGGGTGGGTTGATGTAAAATAGTaagtcaaataattttcaaataaagctgttattttaataattttgggGGGTAAATTGAAATTTCATGAAAGCAATAAATCCATGGATGCCTCCTCGAAGCTCGCTCGCTCTCTCCCCGAGCTAATTGCACCATGCGCTTCCACTGGagctcctcctctcttctcccaTCTTCTCTCTCCTCCCGCTTCCCTCCCCGGAATCCGCCGCCGGTTCTCACGCATAGACGAGTCATGCAGGAGGCTGTCTCCTTCGCCGTCGCTTCTTCCCTGCCGCTGGGAGTCGCCGACCTCGTCGACCTCGCCCGCAACAAGGTACTACAGCAGATCAATAGCACGAAGTGAGCATTTTGTGCGCTGTTTCCGCTTCTTGAAGGTAGTAGTGGCGGCCGCGATCGCTGGTACCATCGAGCAGCTCTCCAAGCCGCTGGCCTCGGCGATTTCTGGGAAGGGCATCGACCTCCGGACGGCAGTCCGGTCGGGAGGCATGCCGTCTGCTCATTCCGCTGTCAGACACGTTTCCTTTTTTAGGCTTTCGATCCTCTATTTCTCCTCTTATTCGCAATTTTTTAGGTTGAATTCTAGGGCTTAATCAATTGTGCATGAATGTTTTTTTAGGCTGTTACTGCTGCGGCTACTTTGCTTGGCCTAGATAGGTGAGAATGCAAACTGTTCGACGTAATTCCCCAGTGCCTAGTTACTGATATCAGCTTCAAGATCTAGAAATTGTAACTGTGCAAGGGATTCTCAGATTCGGTTTTCGGCATGTCTGTGGTATTTGCTGCTCTATTTATGTATGATGCTCAGGTAAACTACTTCCCTGTTTGGTTTCTGCCATATTTATGTATGTTTTATTGTCATTGTTCATGTTATGATGATCATTCATTTTGTTCCTATGAGTTGAATTTCtactaaaatgaaaattttcagcTTGTTTTTTTGGAAGAGTGCTTAGCCATTCCAATATCTATCATTAAAAAGCATAAGGAGAGGGAGGAGATCTGTATTTTCAGTTTTGCTTTCCCTGAAAACACAGACCCATGCTTGTCTTAGATAACAAAGACTTAGTTGTTCGGTAATAGTTTTAAAAGAAGAGTAGATTCTTTGGAATGTAGTTGAATTCCATTGCCTGAGCGTCATAAGTCATCTGAGTGAAGCAACTGATAATCCTACAATCTTATATTGGTCTAGGGTTTGTCATCATGTTACTGTTCTACTGAACAATTAAATTAGATTCTTCGGCATCTCCTTCACGCCATCTACCATTGTCCAACTTAGCGTTGTCCAAATTAGATTTCTTTTTTGGAAAATAGTATTCAGAAATCGAAATGAAATCTAAAACCAAATTTTACTATAATTCTATTGACACCTTTGAATTTACTAGAGGTTAATGGTATCTAAAACcaatgataatatttttttttgtctcaATTTGGCAATACTGTGCAAGCATAACTATTCAGATGTAACAATGGCACACCACATTCTGTATGATAGTTATTCATCGTTCTCAAATAATTATGATCTAAGTTTGCAGATGCCATTTTGTTTCTCCAAAAGCTGAAATAGTAGCTGTCTTGTTTGGACAAGTCTGTCATTTGTTTCAGTAGACAGTGGATGATCTCTCACTGTTGCTTTCATATTCAGGGTGCCCGGAGAGAGGTAGGCATTCATGCCAAAATCCTCAACAAGATCCAAAATTCCCAAGCAGAGCCAACATCTCAAAACTGGGAAGAAGATGACTGCCAGAGCAAAAGACTAAGAAGTTCCTCCATGAATTGTGAACAGAATTCTCCTGTCGTCTCCATTTCTTCTGACAAGGAAGACTCATACTTATTCCAAAGACCTGCTGCAATCACATCTAGTGAGGTGAAGATTTCAGATTGCACAAAAGTGGATAACACCAAAGAACCCATTCCCATGGAACAGTACAATCACAGGAATTGAATGAATCAGTTGGCCATACAGAGATTCAAGTTATAGTTGGTGCCTTAT is drawn from Zingiber officinale cultivar Zhangliang chromosome 1B, Zo_v1.1, whole genome shotgun sequence and contains these coding sequences:
- the LOC121973600 gene encoding putative E3 ubiquitin-protein ligase UBR7 isoform X3 — its product is MADALKDETEQTVTIEEYIEELEAEELEADLVLGGDEGKECTYPSGYMKRQAIFSCLTCVPSGNAGVCTACSLSCHDGHEVVELWTKRKFCCDCGNSKFGEFSCKLHPDKEPENSENSYNHNFRGSYCTCGRPYPDPDAKEQIEMIQCCICEDWFHDNHLGLNSPDEIPRDEDGEPVYDDFICEKCATTFSFLKFYPSSLWALPKQKNAPSVQSSTENVMENDCLTSLSAKAIDSHISQSEIQADCSSSLSQPESSSTKKDSTCENGTEVNAMLEDNKARPEDRGSTATCPVGVDIIEATLPSEKAGPMFLLKKWRELLCKCRSCSEFYTLKGVEFLIDKEDTIEEYEKMGKSKRDEKLKQQEGAELNFLNTLNHVQKIEIFSGIADMKNELHSFLNDLSPIVSQEGIFRFIKGCDIGGYQRCV
- the LOC121973600 gene encoding putative E3 ubiquitin-protein ligase UBR7 isoform X2, whose product is MADALKDETEQTVTIEEYIEELEAEELEADLVLGGDEGKECTYPSGYMKRQAIFSCLTCVPSGNAGVCTACSLSCHDGHEVVELWTKRKFCCDCGNSKFGEFSCKLHPDKEPENSENSYNHNFRGSYCTCGRPYPDPDAKEQIEMIQCCICEDWFHDNHLGLNSPDEIPRDEDGEPVYDDFICEKCATTFSFLKFYPSSLWALPKQKNAPSVQSSTENVMENDCLTSLSAKAIDSHISQSEIQADCSSSLSQPESSSTKKDSTCENGTEVNAMLEDNKARPEDRGSTATCPVGVDIIEATLPSEKAGPMFLLKKWRELLCKCRSCSEFYTLKGVEFLIDKEDTIEEYEKMGKSKRDEKLKQQEGAELNFLNTLNHVQKIEIFSGIADMKNELHSFLESFDSSKAVTSEDIKGVFENLAKKKKQRLT
- the LOC121973600 gene encoding putative E3 ubiquitin-protein ligase UBR7 isoform X1, coding for MADALKDETEQTVTIEEYIEELEAEELEADLVLGGDEGKECTYPSGYMKRQAIFSCLTCVPSGNAGVCTACSLSCHDGHEVVELWTKRKFCCDCGNSKFGEFSCKLHPDKEPENSENSYNHNFRGSYCTCGRPYPDPDAKEQIEMIQCCICEDWFHDNHLGLNSPDEIPRDEDGEPVYDDFICEKCATTFSFLKFYPSSLWALPKQKNAPSVQSSTENVMENDCLTSLSAKAIDSHISQSEIQADCSSSLSQPESSSTKKDSTCENGTEVNAMLEDNKARPEDRGSTATCPVGVDIIEATLPSEKAGPMFLLKKWRELLCKCRSCSEFYTLKGVEFLIDKEDTIEEYEKMGKSKRDEKLKQQEGAELNFLNTLNHVQKIEIFSGIADMKNELHSFLKESFDSSKAVTSEDIKGVFENLAKKKKQRLT
- the LOC121973627 gene encoding uncharacterized protein LOC121973627; protein product: MDASSKLARSLPELIAPCASTGAPPLFSHLLSPPASLPGIRRRFSRIDESCRRLSPSPSLLPCRWESPTSSTSPATRYYSRSIARSEHFVRCFRFLKVVVAAAIAGTIEQLSKPLASAISGKGIDLRTAVRSGGMPSAHSAAVTAAATLLGLDRGFSDSVFGMSVVFAALFMYDAQGARREVGIHAKILNKIQNSQAEPTSQNWEEDDCQSKRLRSSSMNCEQNSPVVSISSDKEDSYLFQRPAAITSSEVKISDCTKVDNTKEPIPMEQYNHRN